From Prinia subflava isolate CZ2003 ecotype Zambia chromosome 20, Cam_Psub_1.2, whole genome shotgun sequence, the proteins below share one genomic window:
- the LOC134560641 gene encoding sushi, nidogen and EGF-like domain-containing protein 1 isoform X1 encodes MFDGGSPHSLRPGHMKVPPILLLLLLSHAEEWGPLGTSGTPVRPLGEVLYPFGPGVGDEATHHEDDGTSPEIFLQENFSFFGRAQRSLYVNNNGVVSFGTMVPEFTPQPFPLLGNRPFVAPYWADVDTRLGGDVFYRQSRDPQLLARLAQDLAPAVPPGDPPPQPTWAFVATWDRVAYFGAASDKVNTFQAVLASDGTTCFVMLNYGDLQWTTGIANQGDPHTGLGGTPAQAGFNSGDEIHYYNVPGSRTAAVQSLSHHSNLGVPGRWAFRVDHFEATEGPPETPGTLSKTPEASWSSLAPHKTPAVSPNPPRTTEEQVYVCGS; translated from the exons ATGTTTGATGGGGGATCCCCTCACTCCCTCAGGCCTGGGCACATGAAGGTCccccccatcctcctcctcctcctcctcagccacGCAGAGGAGTGGGGACCCTTGGGGACATCGGGGACTCCTGTGAGACCCCTGG gtgaGGTCCTGTACCCCTTCGGACCAGGGGTGGGAGATGAGGCCACCCACCACGAGGACGACGGGACGAGCCCTGAGATCTTCCTGCAGGAAAACTTCTCCTTCTTTGGACGTGCCCAGCGCTCACTCTAT GTGAACAATAATGGTGTAGTGTCCTTTGGAACGATGGTCCCGGAGTTCACCCCCCAGCCCTTCCCGCTGCTGGGCAACCGCCCCTTTGTGGCACCCTACTGGGCTGATGTGGACACCCGTCTGGGAGGGGACGTCTTCTACCGGCAGAGCCGGGACCCCCAGCTGCTGGCGCGCCTGGCCCAGGACCTGGCACCTGCTGTGCCACCTGGGGACCCACCCCCACAGCCGACCTGGGCATTCGTGGCCACGTGGGACCGTGTGGCCTATTTTGGGGCTGCTTCAGACAAG GTGAACAccttccaggctgtgctggcctcCGACGGTACCACCTGCTTTGTAATGCTCAACTATGGGGACCTGCAGTGGACAACTGGCATTGCTAACCAGGGGGATCCGCACACTGGCCTGGGGGGCACCCCTGCACAG GCTGGGTTCAACAGTGGGGACGAGATTCACTACTACAATGTGCCAGGGTCACGCACGGCTGCAGTGCAGAGCCTTAGCCACCACAGCAACCTGGGGGTCCCAGGGCGCTGGGCTTTCCGTGTTGACCACTTTGAGGCCACTGAGGGACCCCCTGAGACCCCTGGCACCCTATCAAAGACCCCTGAGGCCTCCTGGAGTTCCTTGGCACCTCACAAGACCCCCGCAGTATCCCCCAACCCTCCCAGGACCACTGAGGAGCAGGTGTATGTCTGTGGGTCGTGA
- the LOC134560641 gene encoding sushi, nidogen and EGF-like domain-containing protein 1 isoform X2, with the protein MKVPPILLLLLLSHAEEWGPLGTSGTPVRPLGEVLYPFGPGVGDEATHHEDDGTSPEIFLQENFSFFGRAQRSLYVNNNGVVSFGTMVPEFTPQPFPLLGNRPFVAPYWADVDTRLGGDVFYRQSRDPQLLARLAQDLAPAVPPGDPPPQPTWAFVATWDRVAYFGAASDKVNTFQAVLASDGTTCFVMLNYGDLQWTTGIANQGDPHTGLGGTPAQAGFNSGDEIHYYNVPGSRTAAVQSLSHHSNLGVPGRWAFRVDHFEATEGPPETPGTLSKTPEASWSSLAPHKTPAVSPNPPRTTEEQVYVCGS; encoded by the exons ATGAAGGTCccccccatcctcctcctcctcctcctcagccacGCAGAGGAGTGGGGACCCTTGGGGACATCGGGGACTCCTGTGAGACCCCTGG gtgaGGTCCTGTACCCCTTCGGACCAGGGGTGGGAGATGAGGCCACCCACCACGAGGACGACGGGACGAGCCCTGAGATCTTCCTGCAGGAAAACTTCTCCTTCTTTGGACGTGCCCAGCGCTCACTCTAT GTGAACAATAATGGTGTAGTGTCCTTTGGAACGATGGTCCCGGAGTTCACCCCCCAGCCCTTCCCGCTGCTGGGCAACCGCCCCTTTGTGGCACCCTACTGGGCTGATGTGGACACCCGTCTGGGAGGGGACGTCTTCTACCGGCAGAGCCGGGACCCCCAGCTGCTGGCGCGCCTGGCCCAGGACCTGGCACCTGCTGTGCCACCTGGGGACCCACCCCCACAGCCGACCTGGGCATTCGTGGCCACGTGGGACCGTGTGGCCTATTTTGGGGCTGCTTCAGACAAG GTGAACAccttccaggctgtgctggcctcCGACGGTACCACCTGCTTTGTAATGCTCAACTATGGGGACCTGCAGTGGACAACTGGCATTGCTAACCAGGGGGATCCGCACACTGGCCTGGGGGGCACCCCTGCACAG GCTGGGTTCAACAGTGGGGACGAGATTCACTACTACAATGTGCCAGGGTCACGCACGGCTGCAGTGCAGAGCCTTAGCCACCACAGCAACCTGGGGGTCCCAGGGCGCTGGGCTTTCCGTGTTGACCACTTTGAGGCCACTGAGGGACCCCCTGAGACCCCTGGCACCCTATCAAAGACCCCTGAGGCCTCCTGGAGTTCCTTGGCACCTCACAAGACCCCCGCAGTATCCCCCAACCCTCCCAGGACCACTGAGGAGCAGGTGTATGTCTGTGGGTCGTGA
- the LOC134560642 gene encoding IgGFc-binding protein-like: MAPAPAFAHPGRCALSPATRFVTFDGVTGATLATGIYMVASVCNPRDPAWFRLLEDIRDIGDQPAVVALHLFTPHGLITVRRNRKVWLNGVPTPLPLELPGPLAITEVLTTLRISRIPGFLVELGATGVTVEVPREAWVTLCGLCGDFDGATSNDLRGPDGTVTSDAWALAEAWRAPDFTQ; this comes from the exons ATGGCACCCGCACCTGCATTTGCACACCCGGGGcgctgtgccctgtcccctgccacccGCTTTGTCACCTTTGACGGTGTCACTGGGGCCACCCTGGCCACCGGCATCTACATGGTGGCCAGCGTGTGCAACCCCCGGGACCCTGCATGGTTCCGGCTGCTGGAGGACATCAGGGACATTGGGGACCAGCCAGCAGTGGTGGCACTTCACCTCTTCACCCCCCATGGCCTCATCACTGTGCGGAGGAACAGGAAAGTCTGG CTCAATGGGGTCCCCACGCCTCTGCCCTTGGAGCTCCCGGGGCCATTGGCCATCACGGAGGTGCTCACGACCCTCCGGATCAGCCGGATCCCGGGATTTCTGGTGGAACTGGGTGCCACGGGGGTGACAGtggaggtgcccagggaagcaTGGGTGACGCTCTGTGGCCTCTGCGGGGACTTTGACGGTGCCACCAGCAATGACCTGCGAGGGCCCGACGGGACGGTGACGAGCGACGCGTGGGCACTGGCCGAGGCCTGGCGGGCGCCCGACTTCACCCAg TGA
- the LOC134560641 gene encoding sushi, nidogen and EGF-like domain-containing protein 1 isoform X3 — protein sequence MFDGGSPHSLRPGHMKVPPILLLLLLSHAEEWGPLGTSGTPVRPLGEVLYPFGPGVGDEATHHEDDGTSPEIFLQENFSFFGRAQRSLYVNNNGVVSFGTMVPEFTPQPFPLLGNRPFVAPYWADVDTRLGGDVFYRQSRDPQLLARLAQDLAPAVPPGDPPPQPTWAFVATWDRVAYFGAASDKAGFNSGDEIHYYNVPGSRTAAVQSLSHHSNLGVPGRWAFRVDHFEATEGPPETPGTLSKTPEASWSSLAPHKTPAVSPNPPRTTEEQVYVCGS from the exons ATGTTTGATGGGGGATCCCCTCACTCCCTCAGGCCTGGGCACATGAAGGTCccccccatcctcctcctcctcctcctcagccacGCAGAGGAGTGGGGACCCTTGGGGACATCGGGGACTCCTGTGAGACCCCTGG gtgaGGTCCTGTACCCCTTCGGACCAGGGGTGGGAGATGAGGCCACCCACCACGAGGACGACGGGACGAGCCCTGAGATCTTCCTGCAGGAAAACTTCTCCTTCTTTGGACGTGCCCAGCGCTCACTCTAT GTGAACAATAATGGTGTAGTGTCCTTTGGAACGATGGTCCCGGAGTTCACCCCCCAGCCCTTCCCGCTGCTGGGCAACCGCCCCTTTGTGGCACCCTACTGGGCTGATGTGGACACCCGTCTGGGAGGGGACGTCTTCTACCGGCAGAGCCGGGACCCCCAGCTGCTGGCGCGCCTGGCCCAGGACCTGGCACCTGCTGTGCCACCTGGGGACCCACCCCCACAGCCGACCTGGGCATTCGTGGCCACGTGGGACCGTGTGGCCTATTTTGGGGCTGCTTCAGACAAG GCTGGGTTCAACAGTGGGGACGAGATTCACTACTACAATGTGCCAGGGTCACGCACGGCTGCAGTGCAGAGCCTTAGCCACCACAGCAACCTGGGGGTCCCAGGGCGCTGGGCTTTCCGTGTTGACCACTTTGAGGCCACTGAGGGACCCCCTGAGACCCCTGGCACCCTATCAAAGACCCCTGAGGCCTCCTGGAGTTCCTTGGCACCTCACAAGACCCCCGCAGTATCCCCCAACCCTCCCAGGACCACTGAGGAGCAGGTGTATGTCTGTGGGTCGTGA